Part of the Streptomyces sp. NBC_01264 genome, GCGGATCCTGAACTGGACCCAGGTCTACGACCTCGATGAGCTCCCGGAGGAGCTCATCGTGGTGGGCTCCGGCGTGACCGGCGCCGAGTTCGCCGGCGCGTACCAGGCCCTCGGCTCCCGGGTGACCCTCGTGTCCTCCCGCGACCGCGTGCTCCCCGGCGAGGACCCGGACGCCGCCGCCGTGCTGGAGGACGTCTTCAGGCGCCGCGGCATGAACGTCATCGGCCGCTCCCGCGCCGAGTCCGCCAAGCGGGTGGGCGACCGGGTCGAGGTCACCCTCTCCGACGGCCGGGTCATCAGCGGCACGCACTGCCTGATGGCGGTCGGCGCGGTGCCCAACACCAGCGGCATGAACCTGGAGGAGTCCGGGGTCAAGCTCAAGGAGTCCGGGCACATCTGGACCGACAAGGTCTCGCGCACCTCCTCGCCCGGCGTGTACGCGGCCGGCGACGTGACCGGCATCTTCGCCCTCGCCTCGGTGGCCGCCATGCAGGGCCGCATCGCGATGTACCACTTCCTCGGCGACGCGGTGGCCCCGCTGAACCTGAAGACGGTCTCCTCGAACGTCTTCACCGACCCCGAGATCGCCACCGTCGGCTACACCCAGGCCGACGTGGACTCCGGCAAGATCGACGCCCGGTGCGTGAAGCTCCCGCTGCTGCGCAACCCGCGCGCCAAGATGCAGGGCATCCGGGACGGCTTCGTGAAGCTGTTCTGCCGTCCGGGCACCGGGATCGTCGTGGGCGGCGTGGTGGTCTCCCCGCGCGCGAGCGAGCTCATCCACCCGATCTCGATCGCGGTCGACAACAACCTGACGGTCGAGCAGATCGCAAACGCGTTCACCGTGTACCCCTCGCTGTCCGGTTCGATCGCCGAGGTCGCCCGCCAGCTGCACACGCGGAAGGCCTCCGGCGAGGCGTAAGTACCGATAACGGCCCTTGTGTGCAAGGGCTTTGGAGTCAACGGTCGGCCCGTCGCGGAGCAGGTGCGCGGCGGGCCGACCGCGTATACCACTAACTGCCTCACGGTACGGACAACTTCGGAATTCCGGCGCAAGGAGCTGAAAGCAGACGGTCACCCGGGTTACTGTCAGTTTCGTGTTCGCTGCAGAACGTCGCCAATTGATCCTCGAAATGGTGCGGGCCAACGGAGCGGTTTCGCTCCGGGAGCTCGCCCGCGTCGTCCAGACCTCCGAAGTGACCGTACGGCGGGACGTGCGGGCACTGGAGGCAGAAGGACTCCTCGACCGCCGGCACGGCGGTGCGGTACTGCCGGGCGGTTTCACGCGTGAATCCGGCTTTCCGCAAAAGTCCCATCTCGCGACGGCGGAGAAGACCGCCATCGCCGATGTCGCGGCCGGACTCGTCGAAGAAGGCGAGGCCGTGGTCGTCGGCGCCGGCACCACCACCCAGGAGCTGGCCCGCCGGCTCGCCCGGGTGCCCGGACTCACCGTCGTGACCAACTCGCTGCTCGTCGCACAGGCACTGGCCCATGCGAACCGGGTGGAGGTGGTGATGACGGGCGGAACCCTGCGCGGGTCCAACTACGCGCTGGTCGGCAGCGGTGCCGAGCAGTCCCTCCAGGGGCTGCGGGTCTCGCGGGCCTTCCTGTCCGGCAGTGGCCTGACCGCCGAGCGCGGGCTGTCCACGTCCAACATGCTCTCCGCGAGCGTGGACCGGGCGCTGGTGCAGGCCGCGGCAGAGGTGGTGGTCCTGGCCGACCACACGAAGCTCGGGACGGACACCATGTTCCAGACCGTGCCGACCGATGTGATCACCCGTCTGGTGACGGACGAGCCGCCACCGCACGACGACCGGGCCGGTACGGAGCTGCAGGCGCTGGCGGACCAGGGCGTGCAGATCACCGTGGCCGGAGCGAGTGCCTCCGGCGGTGGCGAGGGGATGGCCGGGCGTCGCCCGCGCCGGGAATCCCCGCTCCCCGTCCAGCGGCGGGGCGGGCCGACGGCCCAGCTCCGCAGCGCGGGACCGTTGCACGAGCAGCAGGCGGAGCGTGCGCGGGTGGCGGACATGCGGCGGCGCTAGGTCGTCTGCGGCGCCGTTGCCGGGGGCCAGCCCCCGGACCCCCGCTCCTCAAACGCCGGAGGGGCTGAAAAGATCGCCTCAAACGCCGGCGGGGCTGGATAAATCCAGCCCCGCCGGCGTTTGAGGCGTGGGGTCTGGGGCGAAGCCCCAGGGGCTTTTCAGCCGCGCCCGGGGTTCCGGGGCGCGGCCCCGGAACCCCGGCCGAGGACGTCAGTCCTTGATCTCGCAGATCGCCGCGCCGGAGGTGAGCGACGCTCCGACCTCCGCCGCGAGGCCCACGATCGTGCCCGAGCGGTGCGCGTTGAGCGGCTGTTCCATCTTCATGGCTTCGAGGACGACGATGAGGTCGCCCTCGTTGACCTGCTGGCCTTCCTCGACCGCGACCTTGACGATCGTGCCCTGCATGGGCGAGGCCAGGGTGTCGCCGGAGGCCGCCGGGCCGGACTTCTTCGCCGCGCGGCGCTTGGGCTTCGCGCCGCCCGCGGCCGCCGTGCGGGCCAGGGTCATGCCGAGCGAGGACGGGAGGGAGACTTCGAGGCGCTTGCCGCCGACCTCGACGACCACGGTCTCGCGGCCCGGCTCGTCCTCGGAGTCGTCCGCGGAGGGGACCACGAACGCGGGGATCTCGTTGACGAACTCGGTCTCGATCCAGCGGGTGTGGATCGTGAACGGGTTCGCGGTGAAGGCGGGGTCGACGACGACCGCGCGGTGGAAGGGGATGGCGGTGGCCATGCCTTCGACCTCGAACTCGGCCAGTGCGCGGGCCGCCCGCTGCAGGGCCTGCTCGCGCGTGGCACCCGTAACGATGAGCTTGGCGAGGAGGGAGTCCCAGGCGGGCCCGATGACCGAACCGGACTCCACCCCCGCGTCCAGGCGGACGCCCGGGCCGGTGGGCGGGGCGAACCGAGTGACGGTGCCCGGAGCCGGCAGGAAGCCGCGGCCCGGGTCTTCGCCGTTGATGCGGAACTCGAAGGAGTGGCCGCGCAGGACGGGGTCCCCGTAGCCGAGCTCCTCGCCGTCCGCGATGCGGAACATCTCGCGGACCAGGTCGAGGCCGGTGACCTCTTCGGTGACCGGGTGCTCGACCTGGAGGCGGGTGTTGACCTCGAGGAAGGAGATGAGGCCGTCGGCGGAGACGAGGAATTCGACGGTTCCGGCGCCGACGTAGCCGGCTTCCTTCAGGATCGCCTTCGACGCGGCGTACAGCTCGGCGTTCTGGGCGTCCGTCAGGAACGGCGCGGGGGCCTCCTCCACCAGCTTCTGGTGGCGGCGCTGCAGCGAGCAGTCACGGGTGGAGACGACCACCACGTTGCCATGTGAGTCGGCCAGGCACTGGGTCTCCACGTGGCGCGGCTTGTCGAGGTACTGCTCGACGAAGCACTCGCCTCGCCCGAACGCGGCCACGGCCTCGCGCACGGCGGAGTCGTACAGCTCGGGGACCTCTTCGAGGTTCCGGGCGACCTTCAGACCGCGGCCGCCGCCGCCGAAGGCGGCCTTGATCGCGATCGGCAGACCGTGTTCCTTGGCGAACGCGACGACCTCGTCCGAGCCGGAGACCGGGTCGGGGGTGCCGGCGACGAGCGGGGCGCCGGCGCGGAGCGCGATGTGGCGGGCGGCGACCTTGTCGCCGAGGTCGCGGATGGCCTGCGGGGGCGGGCCGATCCAGATGAGGCCCGCGTCGATGACGGCCTGGGCGAATTCGGCGTTCTCGGAGAGGAAGCCGTATCCGGGATGGATGGCGTCCGCACCGGAGTCGGCTGCGGCCTGCAGGATCTTGGAGATGTCCAAGTAGCTGGCGGCCGGGGTGTCACCGCCCAACGCGAAAGCTTCGTCGGCCGCGCGGACATGCGACGCATCCCGGTCCGGGTCGGCGTAGACGGCTACGCTCGCGATCCCGGCATCCCGGCAGGCCCGAGCAACGCGGACTGCGATTTCGCCACGGTTGGCGATGAGCACCTTGCGCACGATGGCTCCCTCCTTGAAACAAGCTGAGTTTAGGGACAGCCCACACGGCCTTTCGACCCTTCCCCGGTGGTGACCTTGCCCACACGGACTGTGATCCGAGTCGACCCCGGGTCGATAAAACCCTTGTGGCGCCCCAAGTCAGGGGGATCCCCGACTGCACAGTAACCCTGCCGTGTGTCCGGGGTCTCTGTTCCCCGGGTCAGCGGGCCGGGGTGATTCTTTGTCGAATCCCTACGAACGGCCCATGCATTCGTTGCACGGGCGCCGTGTCGCCACCGGGGCGCCGCCGTACGGCAGCGCGACCGTAACGAAGCGACCCCGGCCCCTTGTCCCAAGGTTTACCCGTTAGTAGCCTCCAGGCGTCGAGCGGGCTTGTGCATGCGGGGTGGGGGCGTCGTGGCTGGTGTGGGTGGCGTGGGTGGCATGGTGCTGCGGAGATCCGTGGCCGGAGCGACCGCGGTCGTACTCGTCGTGGAGGCGGCGGTGCTCGGCTTCGTCCACCTCGTCCTCGGGCGGACCACCGAGAACCAGTCGATGTCCATCGCGGGCGCCGATCCGGATGTCATGTCCAAGGCAACCTATGCGCTGGGCGCCGGCATGGCCGCGTTCCTGCTCGCCTGCGCCGTGTTCCTCCTCGTCGCTGCGATCCGCGACCGGGCCCCGGGCGCCTTCGCGCGCGTGCTCCTCATCAGCGCCGCCATCGTCCACGGACTGCTAGGCGCCCTCGTCGTCGGCCTGGTGGGCTGGGGCGCCTTCGCGGTGATGATGCTGATCCTCTGCCTGCTGGTGCTGAGCCTGACGCTCTACGCGGCCAAGGGCGCGGGCGGGGCCGGCAGCGCCGCGAGCGGCCCCGTGGAGGGCTCCAGCGGCCCCCAGGGCGGCTTCGGAGGCCCGGGCGGGCCCGAAGGCGGGCCGCGCGGCGGTGGGGCCGGTGGGGCCACTGGTGGGCCCGACGGTGGTCGCGACGGCGGGTCCGGCGGCGGGCCCGACCGCGGCCCCGGCGTCCGGGACGCGGCGCCGGGTCACCCGCTCGCGGACTTCGGGGACTTCGGCAGGGTCGGGGACGTCAAGCCCACAAGTCCGTGATGGACACGCCCAGTTCGGCCAGCAGCGAGCGCAGCAGCGGCATGGAGATCCCGATCACGTTGCCGTGATCCCCGTCGATCCCCTCGATGAACGGGGCCGACAGCCCGTCCAGGGTGAACGCTCCCGCCACGTGCAGCGGTTCCCCGCTCGCCACGTACGCCGCCACCTCCGCGTCCGTCGGCTCGCCGAAGCGGACCGTCGTCGACGCCGTGGCTGAAACCTGGCGGCCGCTCGCCGTGTCGATCACGCAGTGCCCGGTGCGCAGCACCCCGGCGCGCCCGCGCATCGACTTCCAGCGGGCCGTGGCCTCCTCGGCGTCCGCCGGCTTGCCCAGCGCCTCGCCGTCCAGCTCCAGCACGGAGTCGCAGCCGATCACCAGGGCTCCCGCGGCCTCGTCCAGGGCCGCCACGACGGCCGCCTTCGCCTCGGCCAGCGCGAGAGCGAGCTCGGAGGGGGAGTCTGCGGTGAGGGCGTCCTCGTCGAAGCCGCTCACGATCACGTGCGGGGCGAGCCCGGCCTGCCGCAGCAGGTTCAGCCGGGCGGGCGAAGCGGAGGCGAGGACGAGGGCGTGGCGGGGGGCGGCAGCAGTCATGCCCGCCATCGTAGGGGCGGCCCGGGGGGCCCGGCTCGCGGCGTCAGAAACCGCCCACGCCCAGTACGTACACCACGACGACCATCGCGATGACGACGATCACCGTCATCCGCCGGACCATCGCCTCGGCGTCGCGCATGTCCTTGGGCGGCTCGTTCTTCGGGTCTGACCAGAGCATGCTCCGATCCTGACCCCGAGCACTCCTGTGGCGCCTGAGTACGGGTACTCAGGCGCCACGGGCAGTTCACGCCATCTTCATTTCCGCTCCGTACGTCCCGCCACGACTACGCGGGCCAGTACGTACGGCCCCACGCGCCCGGACCGGGGCGCGGCAGGGTCCGCCGGGCCACCCGGCCCGGCGCCGCCCACGCGTCGCCCACCCGCGCCGCGCCCGACGGCTCCGACGCGAGGGCCGCCGCGCGCGCTCGGACCACCGCCAGTGCGGCGGCCAACTCCTCCGGGGTGGGGTTCCCCTTGACGACCTTGATCACCACGGGACTGCCTCCTAGCGTCCTACCAGCGTCCTAGAGCGGGATGTTGCCGTGCTTCTTCGGGGGCAGGGACTCGCGCTTGGTGCGCAGCTGCCGCAGCCCCTTCACCACGTGCGCCCGGGTCTCGGACGGCATGGTCACCGCGTCGACGTAGCCGCGCTCGGCGGCCGTGTACGGGTTCAGCAGCGCGTCCTCGTACTCGGTGATGAGCCGCGCCCGGGTCTCCTCGGCGGTGCCGGCCTCCTCCGCTTCGGCGATCGCGCGGCGGTGC contains:
- a CDS encoding NAD(P)H-quinone dehydrogenase translates to MTRIVIIGGGPGGYEAALVGAQLGAEVTVVDCDGLGGASVLTDCVPSKTLIATAEVMTTFDSSYEELGIVVADDTPHIEQAARVVGVDLGKVNRRVKRLALAQSHDITASVTRAGARVVRGRAKLGGPQGIDGTRDVIVTAADGSETILTADAVLIATGGHPREIPDAMPDGERILNWTQVYDLDELPEELIVVGSGVTGAEFAGAYQALGSRVTLVSSRDRVLPGEDPDAAAVLEDVFRRRGMNVIGRSRAESAKRVGDRVEVTLSDGRVISGTHCLMAVGAVPNTSGMNLEESGVKLKESGHIWTDKVSRTSSPGVYAAGDVTGIFALASVAAMQGRIAMYHFLGDAVAPLNLKTVSSNVFTDPEIATVGYTQADVDSGKIDARCVKLPLLRNPRAKMQGIRDGFVKLFCRPGTGIVVGGVVVSPRASELIHPISIAVDNNLTVEQIANAFTVYPSLSGSIAEVARQLHTRKASGEA
- a CDS encoding DeoR/GlpR family DNA-binding transcription regulator; translation: MFAAERRQLILEMVRANGAVSLRELARVVQTSEVTVRRDVRALEAEGLLDRRHGGAVLPGGFTRESGFPQKSHLATAEKTAIADVAAGLVEEGEAVVVGAGTTTQELARRLARVPGLTVVTNSLLVAQALAHANRVEVVMTGGTLRGSNYALVGSGAEQSLQGLRVSRAFLSGSGLTAERGLSTSNMLSASVDRALVQAAAEVVVLADHTKLGTDTMFQTVPTDVITRLVTDEPPPHDDRAGTELQALADQGVQITVAGASASGGGEGMAGRRPRRESPLPVQRRGGPTAQLRSAGPLHEQQAERARVADMRRR
- a CDS encoding acetyl/propionyl/methylcrotonyl-CoA carboxylase subunit alpha, whose translation is MRKVLIANRGEIAVRVARACRDAGIASVAVYADPDRDASHVRAADEAFALGGDTPAASYLDISKILQAAADSGADAIHPGYGFLSENAEFAQAVIDAGLIWIGPPPQAIRDLGDKVAARHIALRAGAPLVAGTPDPVSGSDEVVAFAKEHGLPIAIKAAFGGGGRGLKVARNLEEVPELYDSAVREAVAAFGRGECFVEQYLDKPRHVETQCLADSHGNVVVVSTRDCSLQRRHQKLVEEAPAPFLTDAQNAELYAASKAILKEAGYVGAGTVEFLVSADGLISFLEVNTRLQVEHPVTEEVTGLDLVREMFRIADGEELGYGDPVLRGHSFEFRINGEDPGRGFLPAPGTVTRFAPPTGPGVRLDAGVESGSVIGPAWDSLLAKLIVTGATREQALQRAARALAEFEVEGMATAIPFHRAVVVDPAFTANPFTIHTRWIETEFVNEIPAFVVPSADDSEDEPGRETVVVEVGGKRLEVSLPSSLGMTLARTAAAGGAKPKRRAAKKSGPAASGDTLASPMQGTIVKVAVEEGQQVNEGDLIVVLEAMKMEQPLNAHRSGTIVGLAAEVGASLTSGAAICEIKD
- a CDS encoding Maf family protein, whose amino-acid sequence is MAGMTAAAPRHALVLASASPARLNLLRQAGLAPHVIVSGFDEDALTADSPSELALALAEAKAAVVAALDEAAGALVIGCDSVLELDGEALGKPADAEEATARWKSMRGRAGVLRTGHCVIDTASGRQVSATASTTVRFGEPTDAEVAAYVASGEPLHVAGAFTLDGLSAPFIEGIDGDHGNVIGISMPLLRSLLAELGVSITDLWA
- the mmpB gene encoding morphogenic membrane protein MmpB, encoding MLWSDPKNEPPKDMRDAEAMVRRMTVIVVIAMVVVVYVLGVGGF
- a CDS encoding acyl-CoA carboxylase epsilon subunit; translation: MVIKVVKGNPTPEELAAALAVVRARAAALASEPSGAARVGDAWAAPGRVARRTLPRPGPGAWGRTYWPA